Within the Phalacrocorax aristotelis chromosome 13, bGulAri2.1, whole genome shotgun sequence genome, the region TACTTTTACATTCAAGCTTTGGTTGCTCTGAACTGGTATCGTATCTAACCTGGATATATTTGAAGGCTCTTTTGGCAGAAGGTTTTGAATAATCAAACAATTTAAGTGTGTAGTCCCTTGAACCAGATGCTAGGATCTGTTCTGTTGGATGAAAAGCTAAACACGTAACTTCATCCACATGATCATACAGAGTCCGAATAACAGGGTGATTTTCCAtgttttgctgtgctgtctCATTCATCATGACCTACAAAGAACATTCAACAAGTTAGAGCGTTAGGAAGCAGAACATGCTTTCGACAGGAAAAAGTAGGTTTTACGCTGGCCAGAGTGACCAAATAACAGCTACCTTTCTGACACGACGAGGCACGTAATCACTATCACCGTAACTATTTGAAGGCCCATTTTAtgttatcagaaaaaaaccctctgtctTTACAAAGGTCAGCTGACTTGCTCAAGGACAAACTAGTTGCAGTAGCAGAGAACTGGTGCAAGAAAACATACCACCTTCATAAGCAGTCCAAATCAAAATACTGTATTGCTGTAAGAGTTAAGGGAAGCTGTACCAACTGGGTAAAAACTGCAATTTTCACTCACACAGGACACTGCTGAGAATTTGGTGTGCAAACCCCCCCACTTCTAAATTGCTCCCTGATAACTGCATCAGAGAAAATTTGAAGGAAATACGTATTCTGTGAAACAGTTCTGAAACACACAGCCACTGGAGGCTGTAGAAGCCAGAAGTGGGTTCAAAAATTAACTCTGTTCACAGAATACAGCAATTATCAGCAACTATCAGAAGCAATTTCTGGCTCAATTCTCTAGACTGCTGCCAGAAGTTACGCAGGTATACTTGCCctatttcctcttccttttcttcaaggGTACTTTATGAGCCGCTGTTGCAGTACGAAATACGGCGAGACAGATACTTAGTCCAACCCACTGAGCCAGCCACAAGGCACAGACACGGCATGACACAGACAGCACCTCAAGAATTCACAAAGCGGTTACGATTCAAGTCATATTTTACCTCAATAGGCATAGCACTTTTGGCCAACATTCTCTCTGTATCAAGAATTTTTATTGAGGCATCAGCAGATCCTGTAGCTATTAACTGTCCGTCTCTGCTATACGTCGCTACGCGACACGGTCCTTTATGAGATGTGACATAACAAGTCTCATATTCGGAAGCCTCAGGAGACATGGTCTGTACATCTGCATCAAATTCCAAGTCAATTCCTGTGCCTGGAGCTACCGTATCTGACCGTCCAATTGCATATTGAACAGCACTGTCATCGTTCTCCATTCCTGAAAAGAGAGAAGTTGATGCACTTAAACCAGGTTAACTTTCTCCTTAGACAGCTAGGCTGTGGCCAGATCTACGCTACAGACTTCTGCAGCGGCTACGAGACAGGTTTCAAGAGAGACAGCTCTTGCTAAACACAGCTAAGCTAGCAGAGGTAGTTACACAGCAGTACTTCTCGTGAGAAATAAGTACTTTGGCTATGCCAGAGCAGAATACAGCTCTTAACATTATCCATGGAAATATAACCAGCAAATACCGTAGGATGGTAAGTGCTGATAACCAGTTACTGAAGCCATCGACAGGCCTCTACTCTGCTTTTTACAGAGGGAGAAACAAGCCCCAACATTATTACACGaaatttgaagtaaaaaaattgAAGCATTTACCAAATCTTTTCCGTTTTATTgcattgaagaaaaaaacctccaccCTCCCCACAACTATCCCAGCattgtaaatgaaaatttttactCCTCTTCACACCCACtctacagacttttttttatttccaggacGCATCTACAGAATAAAGACAGTTCAGCACTGGAAGCAGTAACAGGGCACACACGATAATCTTCAGCTATGTGCCTAACTGCGATCATCAACCGATCAACAGAAGagtttttgttgctttcatCTACAAACGGCAAGTCTGGCATTCTTATTTCAAACAGGTACCAGGCTTCACGTATTTATACTCTTGGAACTCAACTAGTTCAGGCAGCAAAACCAGTTCAGTTACAATACAGAGAAGACATGATGTTATGGCTAGACCTCTTCCAGTATCTTAGTCAGCTTGTTTCAACAGCAGCTCGAGTGTTTTGACTACATACCACCTCACAGATATACTTTCAGAGAGAAAGATACAGAGAGAACAGGTGATATCTTTGCCGAGACCCTAAACTgtgatgtttgttttcttgagaTTGACATATAAATGTTAGTGAAGACTGCCCATGGAAGGGCTTGCTCCCTTTCCAACACGGCCAGGAAGAtcatatagaaaatatttctcaagtTGGCAGAGAACTGCACGGGTCAGTTTTCTATTAGGTCTGTGGACTCGGTGATCCCGTTTAGTGGAGCATATTTTTAGAAGGTTGCCAGTCACCCAGGACCCTGGCCAGGTATTCTTACGTGTGACAAGAAGTTCAAACACACAGATTTTGACAACACTCAGCGACCCGTTTTGCTTTTGACGCATACCGAAGAACGGAGCATCGAACCAGAATGCCCTTCAAAAAGAGTCACCGAGACAAAGGCCGTATctaaatacatgaaaatgttATGCTCTTACAAGACGTAACCTTTGCATAAGGGATGACTCTCCAGTACAACTAACCTTTTCATTCACAAGGACTTACGCTAGGGATTTAGAAACTGGACTCctacatttgctttttattccatCTTACCTAACTTAATTAGGTGCAGCAGTTGTTCAGACGGTGCACAGACTGATTGCGGTTTTATCTCATTTATCAGGCCATTGGCAATATTTATGTATCCATCGTACAGCAGCTGACTAATTATCAGTTTATAAAGTTGCTGGCGGTCTTTCAAACTGACTTTCGTTCTATACATTGTGAGCAAGGAATGCCTCGGAGGggcctgaaataaaaagaaaggagaaaaatcacatACAAGAGAGTTGCATGAAAACAGGCACAACCTTTAAATAAAGCACATAATGCTGAATTTCAGTGCGGACACAAAATCCTGCTGTATCTTAGGTATGATCCAGAGACatagaaaggcaaaaaaaaaacaaaaaaggaaaaacctgttGCACTTGTTTGCTGTAGAAACGAAAATCTCGGCAATGAAGAGCACACGAGCCGTGCGGAGGTGCGGCGGGGAGGGCAGGAACGATGCGGCATTAGCTGGCAGAGCGGTTCTGCCGGTGCCTCTCGCCCAGCCGCGCCAGCCCCGGCGGAGCCGGGCACCGCGAAACGTGCAGGGAACTCAAACGCCCCGCGGCCCTCACCCCGCTCCCGCCCTCCCACGCCGGGCCCGCATCCTCCCCGCGGACTCCTCCCGGCGCCGGGCGGCGAGACCCGCGGCCGGTgcccgggcggggagggggcgaggGGCTGAATGAAGGCGGGCGGTGCTTAGCCGGAGCAGGCGGGCACGGAGGGCGGGCTCCGGAGGCCGGGACGTGGGTGCGGGCGGCTTCGGGCGGGGGCCGTGGGGGCGaggcccgggccgggccggcagcgggggggggcgcggcgcggccccggtACCTACCGACCCTTCCTTCTGCCTCCCTCGCTCTCCCCCTAAAATGGCGACCGGAGCCCTGAGCGCATCGatcggcggcggcggcaggggaggaggcggcggcggcggccgggacCGCAGAATGCTCCTCCGCGAAGGCTGCTGCATCGAGCGCCCGCAGATCGATTGGAGGCGACTCTTGAAAGGGAAGAGAACGGCAGCATCACGTGACCGCGAGTCGGGCGACGGGACCCGCTGGGTCACGTGACGGGTGACGCACCGGGGGAGGCCCCctgccgggccgggctgggaaggggggggggaggcggagcggggaggggcggccccgggggtcCCGCACCCCCTCCGCCGAGCTGGAGGCCTCCGCCGCCAGCCTCGGGGCCGGATCCTCACAGCGGGAGGGCCCGGCCTCCTCTGTCCCGGCTGGAAAGCTCCGAAACGGAGCATCCCGCTTCGGCCACGACCCCGGGGGACACGGGGTGAGGGGGGGTCCGTGAGGTACCGAGCGGCCGCAGCCTCCCCGAGGGGTCTCCGCCGCCCGGGCTGCGTGGTCACAGGCACCGCACGCAGCCAGCCCGCGCGGTTGCTCAGCAGGCCGAGAGCCTGCCCCGAGCGTGCGCCACCAACCCTCCCAAAAGCCCTACTCACGTCAGCCTCGAGAAACGGCAGCCGAAGTGGACGCGGGTCAAGGAGCGGCGATGCCATGCTACCCATGCCCCGTGGTAGCTGCCGTCTATCACATGCCGCAGCGACACGACGACCCGACATCTTCTTTTTACCTATCCTGTACCGCTTGTAAACACCAACACACACACCTGGGTCCCCTTCGCGCTTCTTTACAGCACCACAGAGACAGTTAAAAGTTGCCTTCAATCGCGGTTCTTCAGAGGCCCGAAGTACTGAACCGAGTTTCGGCTGCCGCTTGTCGCTCCGCGGCCGAGGTCCCCCTCACCGGTGTGAGCAGGACCACCGTGGCAGCCGGCAATGGAGACGCTGCAGCAACCTCGCGCCTCCTTTTACGCCGCTACTCACAAACCGCCGCTCGATCGTCCGCTGCCGCTCGGCGTCTCCTCAGGAACCCGGTGTCGGAAAGGTACCGGTGGCTGCGGATCGCCGCTGGTGTGAGGCGAGGGGTCCGCGGGGTTGGAGGAGGTACCTCAGGGCAGGCGTCCCCTGCGCCGAGGCGAGGTGgtgaggcgaggcgaggcgtCCGACCCCTTCACGCTTGTCCTCAGGAGCGGCAGCACATGGAGCGCCGCCCCGGGCCACACGTCCCTGCGAGCGCGAGGCAGAGGCCCGCTTCACCCCTCCGCCCGtccccccgctccccggggcTACCGGCTGCCAACCGGGGCACTCACGCGCGGCCGGACACAATGGCCCCCGGCCCCACTCGTGTTCGGATCCACGCGAGGTGGCAGCACCGCCTCTCCCCTCAGGCCCGGGGCTGCgcggaggaggagagggaagcgGCCGGTGCGCGGCGGGATGCGGGACTAACCTGGCGGCCTTCCCCAGTAGGCTCCCGGGCCTCAGCGGCTGCGAGGAGGGGAGGGCAGTTGTAGCGTTGCCACAGGTGGGTGGTCTGGGCGTACGCGATTTGCGTAGCGCGGGACCCGGCCGGGCAGGGACTTTGCGGAGCGAAGTGTGTACGCGGGGGCGCCGGCCCACGCAGTTGGAGTACGGAAGGAGGCGGCGGCGGAGAGACGGTACGTAAAGTACGCATGTAGCGCAAACACCGCCCTCGGGGCGGGCGGGTCGGACCGACTCGGGGTACGCAGCAGGCCGCCGTTGCGCATGCGCCCCAGAGGCCGGCGGCGACGAGGCTCGGCCTCGCAACGAGCGGAGAGTGCGGCGAGCCAATCGGAGAGCGGGTCAGTTGAAAAGGAACCAATCGGCGGGCGCGAACGGCGGCAGAGGGGCCAATGGCGAGAGGCGGTGGTTTAAAGGGTATTTAAGGGAGGGTGGTTTGAATTCAAACAGCCGCAGCGGCCGGAGGGAGCAGAGGTAGGCCGCGGGGAGCTCCGCTGCGgttcgggggggggggatccTGCCCGCCGGCGTGGCGCGCGGGGCCTCCcggggtttgggggggtttgGGAGAGATACGGGGCAAAAAAAGAGCCCCGAGGCGCGGTGCCCTGCCTGGGATTCACCCCCGTCCCTGCTTCTCCGCCCTAGGCCGAGCTGTGTGCGGCTCTTCCCTCGGCGCTATGGACAGGAACGCGAAAGAGAACCTCGCGGGGTGCCCTGGCCGTGCTGCCCGAGTAAGTGACCGGGTGGGCGGGTGCGTTTCTCCGGTCACGCCATGGCTGCGGGCTTCAAACGGCCTGTGGTAACTATCGGCAGCTGTACTGAGCAGCAAAAAGGGAGGAAAGTGTcttgaaactgtattttctgtgtgcaAGAAACGAGTGCTAACCCCATCTTGGGGAGTACGGTGCCTGAGGCTTACTTCTCTTAATTGCTAATATTGGTGTTTGGTACTTGAATCAGAAAATCCTAATATTTTAACAGTAATCTAAGATCACTTAAGGAGAACAAACGTGTGTTAGTCACTTATTCCAGATATGGCTTCCAAAAGCACATGTTGTGTTAACATTGCTGCTCTCATGCCTGCACAGGGGTGCTCAGGATCTCCCTGGTCACATATTTTTGTACATAGAAACACAGgcactttttcattattttaatttaaaaccaaagagGCCTTGGTAAGGATTCAGAATAGCACAGGCAAAGCTCCTTTTTAATCAAGCTGTCAGtacattattttcagtgaaCTGAACCAGAAGACTGTCTAGGCTAATATCTAGAGAAGAACAAAGTACAAATTGTTGCACAGGTATCCCCAGAGGGCAAAAAATTGTGAGAAGCTAATCGTTAGCATTTGAACTTAATTGTAGGCAAAGTGTTCAAAAACAGCTAAGAAT harbors:
- the CSTF1 gene encoding cleavage stimulation factor subunit 1 isoform X2; translation: MSGRRVAAACDRRQLPRGMGSMASPLLDPRPLRLPFLEADAPPRHSLLTMYRTKVSLKDRQQLYKLIISQLLYDGYINIANGLINEIKPQSVCAPSEQLLHLIKLGMENDDSAVQYAIGRSDTVAPGTGIDLEFDADVQTMSPEASEYETCYVTSHKGPCRVATYSRDGQLIATGSADASIKILDTERMLAKSAMPIEVMMNETAQQNMENHPVIRTLYDHVDEVTCLAFHPTEQILASGSRDYTLKLFDYSKPSAKRAFKYIQEAEMLRSISFHPSGDFILVGTQHPTLRLYDINTFQCFVSCNPQDQHTDAICSVNYNASANMYVTGSKDGCIKLWDGVSNRCITTFEKAHDGAEVCSAIFSKNSKYILSSGKDSVAKLWEISTGRTLVKYTGAGLSGRQVHRTQAVFNHTEDYVLLPDERTISLCCWDSRTAERRNLLSLGHNSIVRCIVHSPTNPGFMTCSDDYRARFWYRRSTTD
- the CSTF1 gene encoding cleavage stimulation factor subunit 1 isoform X1 translates to MSGRRVAAACDRRQLPRGMGSMASPLLDPRPLRLPFLEADSRLQSICGRSMQQPSRRSILRSRPPPPPPPLPPPPIDALRAPVAILGGERGRQKEGSAPPRHSLLTMYRTKVSLKDRQQLYKLIISQLLYDGYINIANGLINEIKPQSVCAPSEQLLHLIKLGMENDDSAVQYAIGRSDTVAPGTGIDLEFDADVQTMSPEASEYETCYVTSHKGPCRVATYSRDGQLIATGSADASIKILDTERMLAKSAMPIEVMMNETAQQNMENHPVIRTLYDHVDEVTCLAFHPTEQILASGSRDYTLKLFDYSKPSAKRAFKYIQEAEMLRSISFHPSGDFILVGTQHPTLRLYDINTFQCFVSCNPQDQHTDAICSVNYNASANMYVTGSKDGCIKLWDGVSNRCITTFEKAHDGAEVCSAIFSKNSKYILSSGKDSVAKLWEISTGRTLVKYTGAGLSGRQVHRTQAVFNHTEDYVLLPDERTISLCCWDSRTAERRNLLSLGHNSIVRCIVHSPTNPGFMTCSDDYRARFWYRRSTTD